From Curtobacterium sp. SGAir0471, the proteins below share one genomic window:
- a CDS encoding MFS transporter: protein MSAASVVGTRGALRPRHLAALSIGTFALGIDGFVLSGLLPQVAASLHVPTAAAGQLTTLFALVYAVGSPVIATATGNWDRRRLLLLGMVVFAVGVGLQAVGPTFAVVAAGRAIAALGAAAFQATAYGTAGLLSDDEHRPRTLAVVAGGSSVAIVAGLPFGILVGQVWGWRGAMVVLLALAVVTAVSTSMLPSVHAPRLLFRQRVAVLRDGRVLRVLIGTVLVMTPGFLVLAFVPIIVTGTGNWTVILVLAYGVGQVAGTAVAPRVIRWMSARLTVAVAAVLVLVGCVALGALRSAPVGAAVAMAVLGIGVGLAVVPQQARLFTTVPRIAAVAVGLNGSAIYCGSALGAALGGVALTFGGAEALAFTAAAIALVATVAVVALKVERPERDTPLERGGRED from the coding sequence GTGAGTGCGGCGTCCGTGGTGGGCACGCGCGGCGCACTCCGCCCTCGCCACCTCGCGGCGTTGTCGATCGGGACGTTCGCGCTCGGCATCGACGGATTCGTGCTCTCCGGGCTGTTGCCGCAGGTCGCGGCGTCCCTGCACGTGCCGACTGCGGCTGCCGGGCAGCTGACGACGCTGTTCGCACTCGTCTACGCCGTCGGCTCGCCGGTCATCGCGACCGCGACCGGGAACTGGGACCGCCGACGGCTGCTCCTGCTCGGCATGGTCGTGTTCGCGGTCGGCGTCGGACTGCAGGCCGTCGGCCCGACCTTCGCGGTGGTCGCCGCCGGGCGGGCCATCGCGGCGCTCGGAGCTGCCGCTTTCCAGGCAACCGCCTACGGGACGGCCGGGCTCCTCAGTGACGACGAGCACCGGCCCCGCACACTCGCGGTCGTCGCCGGGGGGAGTTCGGTCGCGATCGTCGCCGGACTGCCGTTCGGGATCCTCGTCGGGCAGGTCTGGGGTTGGCGAGGCGCGATGGTCGTACTGCTCGCCCTTGCCGTGGTGACCGCGGTGTCGACGTCGATGCTCCCGAGCGTGCACGCCCCACGGTTGCTGTTCCGGCAACGGGTCGCGGTCCTCCGAGACGGCCGGGTCCTGCGGGTCCTGATCGGGACCGTGCTCGTGATGACGCCGGGATTCCTCGTGCTCGCGTTCGTCCCGATCATCGTCACCGGCACGGGGAACTGGACGGTCATCCTCGTGCTTGCGTACGGGGTGGGACAGGTGGCCGGCACCGCGGTCGCGCCGCGGGTGATCCGCTGGATGAGTGCACGGTTGACGGTGGCCGTCGCTGCGGTCCTCGTCCTGGTGGGATGCGTCGCACTCGGAGCGCTCCGGTCGGCGCCGGTGGGCGCTGCGGTCGCCATGGCCGTGCTCGGCATCGGCGTGGGACTGGCCGTCGTCCCGCAGCAGGCGCGGCTGTTCACCACCGTGCCGCGGATCGCCGCGGTGGCCGTCGGCCTGAACGGCTCGGCGATCTACTGCGGAAGCGCACTCGGGGCAGCGCTCGGCGGTGTTGCCCTCACGTTCGGCGGGGCGGAGGCGCTGGCGTTCACCGCGGCGGCGATCGCACTGGTCGCGACCGTCGCCGTCGTCGCGCTCAAGGTCGAGCGACCCGAGCGCGACACCCCTCTCGAGCGTGGCGGTCGCGAGGACTGA